Below is a genomic region from Sorghum bicolor cultivar BTx623 chromosome 9, Sorghum_bicolor_NCBIv3, whole genome shotgun sequence.
AAGAACATTCTCTGCCCTCCCTTCAAACATTCCCCTCTTCTCGTGACTGACGTTATGCCCCCACGACAATTTGCTGTCCTTGTGGGTCATTTTCTTCTGCCAGATGACTACTGAGGCTTCGACTCGGTTCTTCAGATCAACAATGTTGTGTTCATCCGACAAGTCTACAGAGCGTAGAAGTTCTTCAGGGTCAAAATAATCGTCGGTTATAAGTTTGTACATTGAATCTCCAAGGGTGGACTTCCCATTCTAGCAGACATATAACAAGAGAAGTTATAGAGTTATATTGTTAGAGCTGTTGTAAACAGAATATGGCAAGGCGGTTAGCAGACTGGTCTTATGGATCACCTTTGGTAGGGACTCCGTGTATGATTCAGGAACCTCCATTTCCATGAGAATGTTAGCATTGATAGCCATTGCTGCCTTCAGCACCTGTGCAACAAGTTCCTTCTGGTTCTGAAGCCATTTCCTGTATGCATCTGAGAGCCCATTAGGAGGAACCCTGACAGTTGGGAGCCACCATTTGTCGTCCTGCCTCGGCATGTTTCCCTTCCCCGATTCATCTGAATCTTTCTTCACATACCAAAACTCCTGCTTACCCTCGAAACTGTCAAGGTATTCCTATTCCACAGGAGACATATGCAATGCCACAAGTTAGAATTTTAGATATCCATCCCTCTGAAGTCTGAACTGTTCAGTTCAGTAAATTATCAAGATAGAGCATGCCCGTGCTTACAAGGAGCATTGCATCGAGCTTGCGCAACGCAGGGATGTTCATTTGTAGATCCTGACGCTGCTGAGTTATCATTATCTGTTTGACATGAAAACGCGTCAATTTAAGTTGGTTAACGCAGTGGTGTTTAACGCTGTATTGTTGTATAACGAATTGGAAATGAAGCTGAATACTTGAATAGTACAGCAACAGCAAGTACTGAAATAGGGGGATTTTTTTTACCTCCATGCAGGTCCCATTCTCGGCGACCTGCCGCGAAGGAACAAATTCAACAATGTGATCGGAGACGGACAAAAGCCAGTCGATCTCCTTCGTCCACCGCGATTTCTGGTCGGCGGCCATGGGCTGCAGACGACGCTGCTCACCAAACACAGAAGCTGAAAAGATGGCATCGCGAGAAAGAACGGGCAGTTGATCAGGGTTTCCACTAGAAATTGGGCAAAAGCTCAAATTGTGGAATTGCAGAAGGAAAAAAATGATGTTTAGAAAAATAAGGAAAGAGAGGATTCTTGGGTGGGgaataaaaaaagaaagggggaTTACCTGCAAGATTAGTGATGGCGTTGGACAGGGCAAGAGCAGAGGTCACCCCTTTGCCGGTGCCGGACATGTCCTCCCCCAGCAGCAGCTTGGAGAACTTCTCCCTCACGATCTCCGCATCTGCAACCCACAAACGCGAATCATTTCTCCAACAAGATTGCAATTTGCAGCAGCATAACGAGCGTTGGTTGATGGTCCAAGAACAACCGTCACCTGAGGGCGGGCCCTCGTGCCGGACCGGCTTGGGCGGCACCGCGAGCGAGGACGAGCTACCGGCTGCCCCCTTATCCGAAGGGCCACCGGCCAGCGGCGGCGGAAGGTCAACGGACAGCCGGCTCCCCTTGGACCCGCAGCTCCTCGACAGCGCCCGCCTGGTGCAAGGCtgccccggcgccggcgcctgcGACTGCGCCTCCATCGAGGAGGCGTCCGTGCCGTCTGAGGCCAGCGagagcggcgacgacgacgacgccgacCTCCGGCGCCTGAACGAGAACCTTTCGAGGCCGTGGCCGATCTTCTGGAACGGCCGGGCCATCACGAGCGCATGGCTGGCACGCGCGCGCCCGCTACGGCATCCGCAATGTCAACGTGGcgccttttctttcttggcagagagagagggagggaggcggTGGGCGCGCGGTGGCTGGCTAGATTTCGGGGACGCTGTGTATGGGAGGTGAGGAGAGGGAGGGGCGGAGGGAGGGAAGCACAAGCTCGGGGCGGGCGTGCGATCTGCTGGAAGGCTGCGGTTGCTGTTCGTGTTCGTGGGTGGCAGGCGGAGCAGAATGTGGTTGGTTTCTCGGCTTTGCTTTGCCCCACGCCAAGCTTGGAAAACGGCAGCGTTCCCGGCATGCAGCGCCAGGCTTTTTTATCGTGCGCGGCCGCCGGACTCCGTGCGGTCCGGCTGGCTGGCCGCCAAATATAAAGAGCACTGAGCACGGACGCCTTGATAGCACAGCACGGCGCCACGGCCTGCGAAATCTTCCGCTGCTCGTGCGATAATGGCAGGAACCGTGCCGTGCATGGTGGCGTTGGCCTCTCGTCCTGCTTGCGCTTGGCCCAGCTCTTAATCGGTGGATGAGTACAAATTCCTCATTGCCGTTACTTTTGCCTTTTGAAGAACGTTAGTTGAAACCATAATATAGCAGTAAAAAGAAGCCAAATTCTGTAAGGTCTTGATGGAGTGGATTGAAATGATACTCTAATCTACTTtaacatatatataaattaagATAGATATATACGTATCCAAACAAGACAGTTTCCTCAACTAGGAGCTGGTAAATTTCAAGGTCGTAAGGAGAGCTCAAATTAGTTTGGTTGGTTGCCGCAAAAACTCTGAATCTCTGCCTCGCcaccttaattttttttaagttgCTCCTACCGTTCCAAAATAACTAAAGTTTGAGGTTTATTCTAAAATCAAACAATTTACCTTTTGTCTGCAAAAAAACCAATTTACCTTcgatcaaaattataaagaaCACCATCATTTATGGGACTAAATAGGTGCTGAAGTTTGGTTTATGCTGCTGCTTATGCTAATTTGTGTGAGAAGCATCAAGAGACGGTGGTTTTGTGCGCAGCACATTCCACTCGTTAATTTAGAATCAAACAATCCACTCGTCAATCTCGTGCATTTTATTCATGTTCTCGTGCCCCTGTCACGGCCCAGACAGGTACAGCCCGGCAAAATCATGGGACGAGCCAAAAAAAAACTGGGCTAGGCCAGGCAGTGCAGGAGAACTCGAAAAAACTGGGCCAGACATGTCATCCGTCCCGGCCCGACCCGTGCTTGAGCCCAAACTCCCGGAACCCGATCTCCAGGTCCGCGGCGGCGACGAGCAGCTCGGCCGCCTGCGCGGGCTCCAGTATCTCCACCGCCCGCTTCACGGTGCGCAGCCGCAGCGCGTCCGCCCTGTCCAGCACGGCCCTGGCCGTGCGCACGAGGCCGGCCACGTCGAGAAGCCCGGACCCGTCCGCCGACGGAGCGGCCACGACGCCGTGGCCCTCCTGCACGAGCGCCATCTCCCGCGCGAGCGCGTCCTCCTCGGCCACCGTGCGGCGCTGCAGGTCGTCGACCTGCGCCAGCTGCGCCGGGGTGAGGTCGCCCAGGTTCCCCGACCGCACGCCGAGGAGGAGGTCCGGCAGCTGCGCCTCGAGGCGGCGCCCGGACTCGGTGTAGAGCAGGTGGACCAGCGTGGTGGGCCGCCACCCGGCGAGCCAGTACGCGGCGCCGCGCTCCGCGGGGGTGGCCCACGGCGCCGACAGCGTCCACACCGGGTCCAGCCCCGCGCGCGCCGCGCAGTAGGATTCCAGGTGGGCCACGAAGCGGCCCACAAGAGCGGGGAGCTGGGCCGCCGCGTCGTCCGACCACCGGGCCGACGCCAGGTCCCGGCGCAGCGAGCGCAGCCCGCGGAACCAGAGGTGGAAGCGCCGGGTCGCCGCCTCAAGCTCCAGCTCCATTCCCGCCGCCGGCCgcacaggcaggcaggcaggcaggcgcgCGGCGGGAGGTGtgtcaacgacgacgacgacgacgacgacgaagaaGCGTGGGCGGTGGGATTTATAGGGTGCGGCCGTGGAGTGGAGGCGATCGGACGACGGACGGACGGCTGCGGGCTGAGCGTATGAGGTGTCGCGAGGTGGCGCGCATGCAGGGGGCCATGTGTGCCACGAGCACTGGCCGTGTGGTTCTGGACGGCGACGCCGTCACGCCGGCGACGCGCGGGTGGGCTGGGGTGACATGTGGCCCGAGGTGCCAATGGGTTTACCGTCTACTGTAGAGGTGTCGCGACGCGCCGACTGGTTGGTCTGGTCCCAGGGGTCAGCTGTTTTGTTGATGACGCGAGGTGACGGTGACGGTGACGGTGACGGAAGAGCTACTGGTGGCCTTGGAGCGCAGAAGTTTGGGCTGTCATTTTTGGGTTGGATCCCATCGCATCCCATCTGGATGCCTGCAGATATTTTGCACTGGACGACGGTATTGAATCATGTGTGTTACTGTTATTGCACAAGCTCAAAAAAAAGTGTGTGACTGTTCACTCAGGTTTGCTGGAAACAGGAGAGTCATCTCGGCCTCATCTTGTTTTATAATAGTTGGAGCTGTGGATAGTGCTGTCTGCTAGTGCTGTGCTGTGCTCCCAAGATCAGGTTTCTGAATTTCTACTTTCCGGTAGGTATCAATAATGGAGGTTTTATTTGCCTGGCTGCCGGCCATGGCGATCGGCCGGCGCGTGTCATTAGTAGAATCTTTGTTTCGTCCTCGCGTGTCTCGTTCCTGTCCCAGGAACCTCAAAAGCGGAGGATACGTGTATATCTTGCCAGAACACCAGCACCTTCAGAGTTTCAGACACATGATGGTGCAATGCAACGGGTGGTAGAAATCGTCGGTTCACGAGGATTACTAGTACTATTCCTGCAGTTTCACATTTACAGcaggagatatatatatatatatgcagttGTCCAGTTACGTTGACGATGCTGGGCGATGCACAAAGGTTGCATAGCAGCAGTATGCACAGCGACACAGCCTGCAGGGGCATCCCGTCTTGCCAAGTTAGCTTCCTTCCGCGGTCGAAAGCACCTCCAGCTCGGCCCACCAGAGCGGAGACAGCCTCGGCGTCGCAGCGACCGGCGAGATACCGATGGCTTCTCTCAGCCTGGCAGCGACCTCCCTCATGCTCGGTCTGTTTCTGGGATCGCTCTGGATGCAGGCACGGATCACCTCGCCGATGACTGCTAGCTCATCTTCCCTGTGAATGTGATCGCACAGTGTTGGATCCAGCAAGGAGGCTATACTCCGGTCATCGTTGGCTATGCACTCCAGAGCCTAGGAAAGAAGAAGAAATACAACGTcatcatttgatttttttttcatcaTCAATCAAGTAGAAATGATGTTTCATCGATAGCGTCGTCATTACCGAGCTCACGAGGGAGCGCTCGTGTCCGGGGTATGGAAATGGAAGTTTCCCTGAGATGATTTCAAGCAGTAGAACACCGAAGCTATGTACATTCCCTGCTAACCCAGCGGACACCTGTTCTTGGTGATGGTCGAGCTCGCCATTCGTCGCCGTTTTGGCTTCAGAAATCACTTCATGCCAAACGCTCATGTCCGCTATCTGCAGGAACAACTCAGGTCTCAGGGTGGATCAAGTTGCAGTTCCTTCACACTGATGCTAACACAGCATGGTTGTTGACACCAAGAGGTTTCAAAATTTGGTAAAACTCAGGGAGTGATAATATGAAGTTGGGTAggacaaacaaaagaaaagaaaacattaACCAAGACTAGCTTATAGCCTTATGGAACTGGGATGGGAGTGTGTACCTTTGCAGCACCATCTTCAGATAGCAGTATGGAACTGGACTGAAGATCAGGGTGCACCACAGGAGGGCTGAGCTCATGCATGTGCTGGATGCAGTATGCTAGTCCCATGATAATCCGCATCCTACCTCGCCAAGCGATGTGCTCAAAATCCTCAGCTGCAACAAGTTTGCAGAATTGTTAATTACTCGTACACAATATTTACAGAGCTACATGTACAGTTCAATGGTATGGTTGAATTAGCAAGAACAGTTTCTATATACCATGAAGACTCTCATGAAGTGTCCCATTCGGCGCGTACTCGAGCACCATCATCCTGGTGAAAGGTTCCTCCTCCTCACAGAAGCCAAGCAGATTGATGAAGTTCTTGTGGTTTATTCGCGACAGGGTGTCTATCTGCTCAATTCATCATTAAAGTAATTCAAGCTAATATGCAAATACACAAACTCAAATGGGTGTGTTGTTCACATATATCTAAATAAATGGGCCAAATTCTGATGATAACCTTTCTCCTGAAGCAGGTCTCTGAATGCTCTGACCACTCCTTGCTCGATGTAATCATAGTGGACACCACGGCGATCTCAACCCCAGTTGACAAAGTTCCCTTGTAGACGGTGTAGTGTGGGTAGCTCGCCACGATGTTACTGAAGTCCTCACAGGCACGTTCCAGCTCTGAACGCTGCAACTTTGGTACTCCTGATGAAGCAATGAGAATCAGCTGGGTTAATTGCAACAAGCAGCAGCTTAAGTTGTACTAGATATCTGAACAATTCAGACAGCAAAGTATCAACTGAATCTTCCATCCTATTTTTTTTCCCTTGCAAGTAGtacagattttttttaaaaaaaaggggggATGTAAAATAATTTTGAGCACATATATGAAGGAACTAGTAGCAAATATAGTACTCCCATACAATAGCAGTATGTATACCTGTAGCAAAGGCTTTCTGCAGCTGGCCACTGAGTCCAGTCTTCCAAGGGCCAATGGTCGCAACCGCACTCTTACGACAAAGAAGCCAGCACGCTAGTCCAGCAAGCAACAGCAGGGCAAGCGCCGGAAGAACAACCATGTAGAGCCACCTCATAGATCTCGACAAATAAGCCGCCGGCGTCGTTGGTGCCGCCTCGCTCGGATCGTTCTGCCCCCCGTGTCGACTGGGAGACGCCGCCGGAAAAGAGCCGGTTCCATGAGACGGGACATGAGCGTCGACTGGGACGCCATGAACGTTCGCAGGCAGAGGCAGCGCGGCGAGATTTGTGGTGTCCTGCTGAAGTAGTAGCCTCCGATGGCTCGGCTGCGCCGCCGGCAGATCCGCGGCGGTCATGGCAGAATGGAGGGTCAACATGACCAGCACGAGGGAACTCGACGCGTCCATCGTTCGTCGGCGTGCCCAAAGATCGGTCGCATCAGATGAGCAGATAGCCTCTACGCGCTGCGTGCCCTCCcctgagaaaaaaaaagggaTATGGCAGAATCATCGGCGTCGTCAGGGCTGCATGTTTTGAAGCATTAGAGATACTAGTAGAACACTGGATAAAAaaagaggtgttgggaaattcaGAGTTTCAGACAGCTCCATGATTGATCGCATCGCGTCACCGACGACAACTGATCGAAGAAACATGATTGATGAGAGGAAGCAGGGTAGATTGAGAGCTTACAGTGTGAACGAAACGAAGAGGAAGACGATGACGAGGGAAGGGTCGGAGTTGCTTCGTGGCGGTAGTAGTTGGAGGAGCCAATAACACACACTTTTCTTTGTTACCAGTGACAAAGAAAAAATGGGGGACTGCTTTGCTTGATTGAGATTAACGACTACTAGAGCGAAACCGGCAATCCCGTTGCTCGTCGCAGTTGC
It encodes:
- the LOC8074585 gene encoding transcription factor LG2, whose translation is MELELEAATRRFHLWFRGLRSLRRDLASARWSDDAAAQLPALVGRFVAHLESYCAARAGLDPVWTLSAPWATPAERGAAYWLAGWRPTTLVHLLYTESGRRLEAQLPDLLLGVRSGNLGDLTPAQLAQVDDLQRRTVAEEDALAREMALVQEGHGVVAAPSADGSGLLDVAGLVRTARAVLDRADALRLRTVKRAVEILEPAQAAELLVAAADLEIGFREFGLKHGSGRDG
- the LOC8063587 gene encoding rop guanine nucleotide exchange factor 9 codes for the protein MARPFQKIGHGLERFSFRRRRSASSSSPLSLASDGTDASSMEAQSQAPAPGQPCTRRALSRSCGSKGSRLSVDLPPPLAGGPSDKGAAGSSSSLAVPPKPVRHEGPPSDAEIVREKFSKLLLGEDMSGTGKGVTSALALSNAITNLAASVFGEQRRLQPMAADQKSRWTKEIDWLLSVSDHIVEFVPSRQVAENGTCMEIMITQQRQDLQMNIPALRKLDAMLLEYLDSFEGKQEFWYVKKDSDESGKGNMPRQDDKWWLPTVRVPPNGLSDAYRKWLQNQKELVAQVLKAAMAINANILMEMEVPESYTESLPKNGKSTLGDSMYKLITDDYFDPEELLRSVDLSDEHNIVDLKNRVEASVVIWQKKMTHKDSKLSWGHNVSHEKRGMFEGRAENVLLLIKHRFPGIAQSSLDISKIQCNKDVGLAILESYSRTLESLAFTVMSRIEDVLNADLATQDPKNAESMIIASLTSDDTDKVVSDAKAEVEKMRRMEPVSPMLCDYVGPRDQDLRTYGKEGNGPKLTKMSSVATKRFSYLENLGGTRSPIARH
- the LOC110430000 gene encoding protein MALE DISCOVERER 2-like encodes the protein MDASSSLVLVMLTLHSAMTAADLPAAQPSHRRLLLQQDTTNLAALPLPANVHGVPVDAHVPSHGTGSFPAASPSRHGGQNDPSEAAPTTPAAYLSRSMRWLYMVVLPALALLLLAGLACWLLCRKSAVATIGPWKTGLSGQLQKAFATGVPKLQRSELERACEDFSNIVASYPHYTVYKGTLSTGVEIAVVSTMITSSKEWSEHSETCFRRKIDTLSRINHKNFINLLGFCEEEEPFTRMMVLEYAPNGTLHESLHAEDFEHIAWRGRMRIIMGLAYCIQHMHELSPPVVHPDLQSSSILLSEDGAAKIADMSVWHEVISEAKTATNGELDHHQEQVSAGLAGNVHSFGVLLLEIISGKLPFPYPGHERSLVSSALECIANDDRSIASLLDPTLCDHIHREDELAVIGEVIRACIQSDPRNRPSMREVAARLREAIGISPVAATPRLSPLWWAELEVLSTAEGS